The following proteins are co-located in the Silene latifolia isolate original U9 population chromosome 1, ASM4854445v1, whole genome shotgun sequence genome:
- the LOC141594027 gene encoding LRR receptor-like serine/threonine-protein kinase FEI 1: protein MKIVKLRYGHLYNVFALVVCILFNGSGALSPDGEALVSLRTSVLSSDGILLKWRPEDQDPCRWKGVTCDPKSRRVIQLDLSHHKLSGQIPPDIGKLDRLQLLALNDNGFYGKIPSELGNCTQLQALSLQRNFLSYQIPNELGSLTGLQYLDISSNTLSGSIPPSLGQLNKLIRLNLSANFLVGAIPSDGILGRFSQDSFLGNKDLCGKQVNLACKDAGGSNGASDSDARKKYSGRLFISASATVGALLLVALMCFWGCFLYKKLGKDDAKGLAMDVSGGASIVMFHGDLPYSSKDIIKKLENLNEEHVIGCGGFGTVYKLAMDDGKVFALKRIVKLNDGFDRFFERELEILGSIKHRHLVNLRGYCNSPLSKLLIYDYLPGGSLDEALHERSELLDWDARLNIILGAAKGLAYLHHDCSPRIIHRDIKSSNILLDANLDARVSDFGLAKLLEDEESHITTIVAGTFGYLAPEYMQSGRATERTDVYSFGVLVLEVLSGKRPTDASFIEKGLNIVGWLNFLVTENRRREIADQHCEGLQQESLDALLSVAMQCVSSAPEERPTMHRVVQILESEVMTPCPSEFYDSNSD, encoded by the exons ATGAAGATTGTTAAGCTGAGATATGGTCACCTTTACAACGTTTTTGCTTTAGTTGTATGCATTCTGTTCAATGGTAGCGGCGCTCTCAGTCCTGATG GCGAGGCGCTTGTGAGTTTAAGAACATCAGTTCTTAGCTCAGACGGTATTCTTCTAAAATGGAGACCTGAAGATCAAGATCCCTGTAGGTGGAAAGGAGTGACCTGTGATCCGAAATCCAGGAGAGTGATACAATT GGATTTATCACATCACAAGTTGAGTGGACAAATACCGCCTGATATTGGGAAACTTGACCGCTTGCAGCTCTT AGCGCTTAATGACAATGGTTTTTACGGTAAAATTCCTTCAGAACTGGGGAACTGTACGCAGCTGCAAGCACT ATCCCTGCAACGTAATTTTTTGAGCTACCAGATTCCTAACGAGCTTGGAAGTCTTACTGGACTTCAGTACCT TGATATTTCAAGCAACACACTCAGTGGATCAATTCCTCCTTCACTTGGGCAGCTAAACAAGCTCATCAGATT GAATTTGTCTGCAAACTTCTTGGTTGGAGCCATACCTTCAGACGGGATTCTTGGCAGGTTTTCTCAGGACTC CTTTCTAGGAAACAAAGACCTGTGTGGCAAGCAAGTTAATTTAGCTTGCAAGGATGCCGGTGGAAGCAATGGTGCAAGTGATTCAG ATGCAAGGAAGAAATATTCAGGCCGACTTTTTATCAGTGCTTCTGCAACTGTCGGAGCATTACTTCTTGTGGCTTTAAtgtgtttttggggatgttttttgtataAGAAGCTTGGAAAAGACGACGCTAAAGGTCTTGCGATGGATGTCAGTGGAG GTGCATCAATTGTTATGTTTCACGGGGACCTTCCTTATTCTTCGAAAGACATCATTAAAAAACTGGAAAATTTAAATGAGGAGCACGTAATAGGTTGTGGTGGATTTGGAACTGTATACAAGTTGGCCATGGACGACGGGAAGGTTTTTGCATTGAAGAGAATAGTTAAGTTAAATGATGGTTTTGATCGCTTCTTTGAAAGGGAGCTTGAAATTTTAGGGAGCATCAAACATCGACATCTTGTGAATCTACGTGGATACTGCAACTCACCTTTGTCAAAATTGCTAATTTACGATTACTTACCCGGTGGTAGCTTGGATGAAGCACTTCATG AAAGATCTGAGCTTTTGGACTGGGATGCGCGGCTGAATATAATACTAGGAGCAGCAAAAGGCCTGGCCTACCTGCACCATGACTGCTCCCCACGCATTATACACCGTGATATTAAGTCTAGCAACATATTACTCGATGCAAACCTGGATGCCCGTGTTTCTGACTTTGGACTGGCCAAATTGTTGGAGGATGAGGAGTCTCACATTACTACAATAGTTGCTGGAACATTTGGCTATCTTGCTCCAG AGTATATGCAAAGTGGTAGAGCAACTGAAAGAACTGATGTCTATAGCTTTGGAGTTCTGGTTCTGGAGGTCTTGAGTGGCAAGCGTCCGACAGATGCATCTTTCATTGAGAAGGGTTTGAACATTGTTGGTTGG TTGAATTTTCTAGTGACGGAGAATAGACGAAGAGAGATAGCTGATCAACACTGTGAAGGCCTACAGCAGGAAAGCCTAGACGCCCTACTGTCTGTGGCCATGCAGTGTGTCTCTTCAGCTCCTGAAGAACGACCTACCATGCACAGAGTAGTTCAAATCCTCGAGTCTGAGGTAATGACACCATGTCCCAGTGAATTTTACGACTCAAACTCCGATTGA
- the LOC141594046 gene encoding SH3 domain-containing protein 1-like has protein sequence MDAIKRQASKFREQVTKQQQALLRHLGNSDGEAFVGDDAEISRRHQLQNLYISTRAAKHFEKDIVHGLEGSISVTSKEINIDKRIAQDCSKYEADNHCSTSTLTETAIHVRESHQLIIKEKEILLGVYDEKVCNPLRELIKSAELVDGRRLIRQYEKLWQEVEAQAAEVLRLKSKMTDGPISDDKSIKLQVAEDKLDELKSRLMSLGKEASSAMLSVEAQQQRMTFQKLVLMVNAEISFHRNILTILDKLRAEMNELEEQNTSSPPSVAKQSQSHFLETGLANLNGKMEPDVDASFVAKVVHPFDGQAEGELSLSVNDIVIVHQVFPVGWAKGECNGKTGWFPSPYVQKLDSVSTGNITPTSQ, from the exons ATGGATGCCATTAAAAGACAAGCTAGCAAGTTCAGGGAACAAGTTACTAAACAGCAACAG GCTCTTCTAAGACACTTAGGGAACTCTGATGGTGAAGCTTTTGTCGGAGATGATGCAGAAATTTCACGTCGACATCAACTTCAGAATCTGTACATTTCCACAAGAGCAGCGAAG CATTTTGAGAAGGATATTGTGCACGGTCTAGAAGGAAGTATATCGGTGACTTCAAAGGAAATAAATATAG ACAAAAGAATCGCTCAAGACTGTAGCAAGTATGAGGCTGATAATCACTGCAGTACTTCCACTTTAACAGAAACCGCAATCCATGTTCGTGAGTCTCATCAGTTAATAATAAAAGAGAAAGAGATTCTGCTTGGAGTTTATGATGAGAAG GTCTGTAATCCATTACGAGAACTCATAAAAAGCGCTGAGCTTGTAGATGGTCGACGTCTTATTCGGCAATATGAAAAGTTATGGCAAGAGGTGGAAGCTCAG GCAGCCGAGGTGCTAAGACTTAAGTCAAAGATGACTGACGGCCCAATATCGGATGACAAGTCTATCAAACTTCAAGTTGCGGAAGATAAATTAGACGAACTTAAATCAAGGTTGATGTCCCTTGGAAAAGAAGCCTCCTCTGCAATGTTGTCAGTTGAGGCTCAGCAACAAAGAATGACCTTCCAAAAGCTAGTTCTTATG GTGAATGCTGAAATATCATTTCATCGCAACATTCTTACCATCCTAGACAAGTTGCGTGCTGAG ATGAATGAACTTGAAGAACAAAACACATCATCACCTCCTTCGGTAGCAAAGCAAAGCCAATCACACTTTCTGGAAACGGGACTGGCCAATCTGAATGGGAAAATGGAACCTGATGTTGATGCCTCCTTTGTTGCGAAA GTTGTACACCCATTTGATGGACAAGCAGAAGGGGAGTTGAGTCTCTCAGTCAATGATATTGTCATTGTGCATCAG GTTTTCCCGGTTGGTTGGGCGAAAGGGGAATGCAATGGTAAAACAGGCTGGTTTCCTTCACCTTATGTCCAAAAATTGGACTCAGTATCAACAGGCAACATCACTCCGACAAGCCAGTAG
- the LOC141594059 gene encoding uncharacterized protein LOC141594059: MGEVRDGESKKHKKRKHREVEISVGEDGDEKNDIEGLSSNGVSEDVVDVDANVSGDSRPGKKKKKEKGSLNKVEDSSGTSGEERDGKSLDVDDERKSSGVMGSEVGVITEEVKLKKDKKEKKKKSKPGSESVGVDVVGHAGTVEKQVGDEGGEEVDSVTKKKRKEKGHGVSEKEDPTKDNIQSKKKDVLEVTEVVEHAEGHKKKKKKKKKKEEERDLGSGNVLTNSEEGEEAIERAGLAEDPIGTAEEVESVKKNEKRTKKKDGFGEASVNDEGIKDGVSKKRKKKSVAIHSDKNKDKNTDVGVSVTNDGEGSKDGAIKKRKKKSVSINSEENTDGGASLTSGRTELSEGSEKSNLSKKSRKVKFSDSVEVFTLTDNSSEGDVTRDVGGNSGKGGEKADDGNKKNSEDGLVQGKRFTKEEDEILRNAVLQYIEDHRLGEDGVQMIMKCGKHRAKIKDCWGEIGQSLPWRNKQAIYSRAHILFERSENHKWTKEELEEVRQYYEKHGPKWRQLADEIGRNRIHVKDAFRQVRLPNKKTGQWSQEEYQTLFDLVNKDLRIRAKMERKSKHGMLRDNIGWEAISQLLETRTDPLCCHKWYNQLSSVLVSSGKWADTDDYRMLMALVDLDATCEEEVDWDNVLEHRPGDVCRKRWLEMVRHIGEYGTKSFSQKVEILSQRYCPDVLDARVAYESKPFVDC; encoded by the coding sequence ATGGGTGAGGTACGAGACGGCGAGAGTAAGAAACATAAGAAGAGGAAGCATAGGGAGGTTGAGATTTCAGTAGGAGAGGATGGCGACGAGAAAAATGATATTGAGGGTTTGAGTAGTAATGGCGTATCTGAAGATGTTGTCGATGTAGATGCGAATGTGAGTGGAGATAGTAGGCctggaaagaagaagaagaaggagaaagGTAGTTTGAATAAGGTAGAGGATTCGAGTGGGACGAGTGGTGAGGAGCGCGATGGGAAGAGTTTGGATGTTGATGATGAGAGGAAGAGCAGTGGTGTGATGGGTTCTGAAGTGGGAGTGATTACTGAAGAGGTGAAGTTGAAGAAGGAtaagaaagagaaaaagaagaagagtAAACCCGGATCTGAAAGTGTTGGGGTTGATGTTGTTGGCCATGCGGGTACTGTTGAAAAACAAGTAGGCGATGAGGGTGGTGAGGAAGTTGATTCTGTTACGAAGAAAAAGCGAAAGGAGAAGGGTCATGGGGTTAGCGAGAAAGAAGATCCTACAAAGGATAATATACAAAGCAAGAAAAAGGATGTTCTTGAGGTTACTGAGGTAGTTGAGCATGCAGAGGgccataagaagaagaagaagaagaagaagaaaaaggaggaAGAGAGAGACTTAGGGTCTGGGAATGTTTTAACGAATTCAGAGGAGGGGGAAGAAGCTATCGAGCGTGCTGGTTTGGCTGAAGATCCAATTGGGACTGCTGAAGAAGTTGAGTCAGTTAAGAAGAATGAgaaaagaacgaaaaagaagGATGGTTTTGGAGAGGCTTCAGTCAATGATGAAGGCATCAAGGATGGAGTgagtaaaaaaagaaagaagaaatcgGTTGCTATTCATTCagataagaataaggataagaaTACTGATGTTGGGGTTTCAGTGACCAATGATGGAGAAGGCAGCAAGGATGGAGCGATTAAAAAACGAAAGAAGAAATCGGTTTCTATTAATTCAGAAGAGAATACTGATGGTGGTGCTTCATTGACCAGCGGGAGGACTGAACTCTCTGAGGGTTCTGAAAAATCTAACCTGAGTAAGAAGTCAAGGAAGGTCAAGTTTTCTGATAGTGTGGAAGTTTTTACATTGACTGACAATTCAAGCGAGGGGGACGTGACTCGTGACGTTGGTGGCAACTCAGGTAAGGGAGGAGAAAAAGCTGATGATGGCAATAAGAAAAATTCTGAAGATGGTTTAGTTCAAGGAAAGCGTTTCACAAAAGAGGAAGATGAGATACTCAGAAATGCTGTATTGCAATACATTGAGGATCATAGACTGGGTGAAGACGGTGTGCAAATGATCATGAAATGTGGTAAGCACAGGGCTAAAATCAAAGATTGCTGGGGTGAAATAGGGCAATCCTTGCCGTGGAGAAATAAACAAGCTATCTACTCTCGAGCTCATATATTGTTTGAAAGAAGTGAGAATCACAAGTGGACGAAAGAAGAACTTGAGGAGGTCCGTCAATACTATGAAAAACATGGCCCAAAGTGGAGACAACTGGCTGATGAAATTGGTAGGAATAGAATTCACGTGAAAGATGCTTTTCGCCAGGTCAGATTGCCGAACAAGAAGACAGGACAGTGGTCTCAAGAGGAGTACCAGACCTTATTTGATCTCGTGAACAAAGATTTACGCATAAGGGCAAAAATGGAAAGAAAATCAAAGCATGGCATGCTACGGGATAACATTGGATGGGAAGCTATTAGCCAGCTGCTGGAAACACGCACTGATCCACTTTGTTGCCATAAATGGTATAATCAATTATCTTCCGTCTTGGTAAGTAGTGGTAAGTGGGCCGATACTGATGATTATCGAATGTTGATGGCACTTGTTGACCTTGATGCTACTTGTGAAGAAGAAGTGGATTGGGACAACGTTCTAGAGCATCGACCTGGTGATGTGTGCCGTAAACGCTGGCTTGAGATGGTGCGCCACATTGGGGAGTATGGGACCAAGTCATTTTCCCAGAAAGTTGAAATTCTTTCTCAAAGATACTGCCCGGATGTCTTAGACGCAAGGGTGGCTTATGAAAGCAAGCcttttgttgattgttga
- the LOC141623157 gene encoding pectin acetylesterase 8-like, whose translation MVNRMVDSSKWLELLICIVLLMKVNSYNVPITIVQDAVAKGGVCLDGSPPAYHLDKGYGAGVNNWLIHMQGGAWCNNATTCLDRSQTPLGSSKLMSTNYYFTGILSNKSKHNPDFYNWNRVKVRYCDGSSYTGDVDAVDPNTKIFYRGARVWRAVMDDLLAKGMKNARNAVLAGCSAGGLGAILQCDNFRALFPSGAKVKCLSDAGLFINTESISGTRPLEELYAEVVTTHGSAKNLPEACTSKFRPELCMLPQYAARYIQTPLFLLNSAYDAWQISNILIQGVVDADGKWRNCLISGISRCSDSQNQALKCFKKQFLAGLSTICDNNPTTGFFINSCFCHCQSDAQETWLSDDSPRLDNTTIAKAVGDWFYDRNPFQEIDCPYPCDKTCRGVASA comes from the exons ATGGTAAACAGGATGGTAGATTCTTCAAAATGGTTGGAGCTTTTGATTTGCATTGTGTTGCTTATGAAAGTTAATAGTTATAATGTTCCTATAACGATTGTTCAAGATGCAGTGGCCAAAGGTGGTG TGTGTTTGGATGGAAGCCCACCTGCTTATCATCTAGACAAGGGATATGGAGCTGGTGTTAATAATTGGTTAATTCACATGCAG GGAGGAGCATGGTGCAACAATGCAACGACATGCCTCGACCGTTCACAAACTCCCCTTGGTTCATCTAAGTTAATGTCTACTAATTATTACTTTACTGGGATATTAAGCAACAAATCAAAGCATAATCCTG ATTTCTACAATTGGAATCGAGTCAAGGTTCGTTACTGTGATGGATCATCATACACAGGAGATGTTGATGCAGTTGATCCT AATACAAAGATTTTCTATCGAGGAGCAAGAGTTTGGAGGGCAGTTATGGATGATTTATTAGCTAAAGGAATGAAGAATGCACGAAAT GCTGTTTTGGCAGGATGCTCAGCTGGTGGACTGGGAGCGATCCTGCAATGTGATAATTTCCGAGCTTTGTTCCCTTCTGGCGCCAAAGTGAAATGCCTGTCTGATGCCGGGCTCTTTATAAACAC GGAATCTATATCTGGAACGCGACCTCTTGAGGAGTTATACGCTGAAGTTGTTACCACACAT GGATCAGCAAAAAATTTGCCTGAAGCCTGTACTTCTAAATTCCGTCCAGAACTG TGCATGTTGCCACAGTATGCAGCGAGATACATTCAGACACCGTTGTTTCTGCTAAATTCAGCCTATGATGCCTGGCAG ATAAGCAATATTTTGATTCAAGGTGTGGTTGATGCTGATGGAAAATGGAGAAATTGTCTTATAAGTGGGATATCACGGTGTTCCGACAGCCAGAATCAAGCATTAAAATGTTTCAAAAAACAGTTCTTAGCTGGACTGTCGACGATATGTGATAATAACCCGACCACAGGGTTTTTCATCAACTCTTGCTTCTGTCACTGCCAAAGTGATGCCCAAGAAACATGGCTTAGCGACGATTCTCCTCGTCTAGACAATACA ACGATTGCAAAAGCAGTTGGTGATTGGTTTTATGACCGCAATCCATTCCAGGAGATCGACTGCCC